Proteins encoded within one genomic window of Bdellovibrionota bacterium:
- a CDS encoding MATE family efflux transporter, with the protein MEKIKKVYAIVKQSLNGEQQDYTKGSISMAVVLLAIPMILELSLESVFAIVDMFFVSKLGASAIATVGLTESVITIVYSIGMGLSMGATAIVARRVGEKNLEGAAHAGAQAILISIAISAILGIVGVIYASEILRFMGAGEDVIRDGTIFAQIMFGGSYAIILLFLINGVFRGAGDAAMAMKSLWIASILNIILCPIFIHFFGLKGAAIATLVGRSSGVLYQTFHLFSGKRLSLKFELRHFGLDFPIVRSMINISWPASLQMIIASGSWIVLTKLVAETGGTDATAGYQIALRNFVFFILPAWGLSNAAATLVGQNLGAKQFERAEQSVMLTAKYNAIFMFFVTLLFLFFAEPIVSFFTNDEAVLAYGTRALQIIGSGYVFYGIGMVMVQALNGAGDTKTPTLINFFCFWLLQIPLAYFLAKGLDLKASGVMIAVPVSEVFIAIIAWYYFKKGKWKEVKV; encoded by the coding sequence GTGGAAAAAATAAAGAAAGTATACGCAATTGTTAAACAATCACTCAATGGAGAGCAGCAAGATTATACAAAAGGCAGCATTTCGATGGCCGTGGTATTACTAGCTATTCCAATGATCTTGGAATTGAGTTTAGAGAGTGTATTTGCAATTGTGGATATGTTTTTTGTCAGCAAATTAGGCGCAAGCGCCATTGCTACGGTTGGTCTCACAGAATCTGTAATTACGATTGTCTATTCTATTGGTATGGGGCTTAGCATGGGGGCAACCGCGATTGTTGCAAGGCGTGTAGGAGAAAAAAATCTAGAAGGAGCTGCCCACGCGGGGGCTCAAGCCATTCTGATATCAATTGCGATTTCTGCAATTCTTGGAATTGTAGGGGTTATCTATGCTTCAGAAATTCTAAGATTTATGGGTGCAGGAGAAGACGTTATTCGCGACGGAACTATATTTGCCCAAATCATGTTTGGCGGAAGTTATGCAATCATTCTTTTATTCTTAATTAACGGTGTGTTTCGGGGCGCCGGTGACGCCGCAATGGCAATGAAAAGTTTGTGGATAGCAAGTATTCTGAACATCATATTGTGTCCAATTTTTATTCATTTTTTTGGTTTGAAAGGTGCGGCGATTGCTACTCTCGTTGGCAGAAGTAGTGGTGTGCTCTATCAAACTTTTCATCTTTTTAGCGGAAAAAGACTTTCACTTAAATTTGAACTTCGTCATTTTGGATTGGATTTTCCAATCGTTAGATCAATGATCAATATTTCTTGGCCTGCAAGTTTACAGATGATTATAGCCAGTGGAAGTTGGATTGTGCTGACCAAATTAGTAGCTGAAACCGGAGGAACAGACGCAACCGCGGGATATCAAATAGCTTTAAGAAATTTTGTATTCTTTATTTTGCCCGCTTGGGGCTTAAGTAATGCAGCAGCGACTCTGGTTGGACAAAATCTCGGTGCAAAGCAATTTGAAAGAGCCGAGCAAAGCGTAATGCTCACGGCAAAATACAATGCGATCTTTATGTTCTTTGTAACGCTGCTATTTTTATTCTTTGCTGAACCTATCGTTTCGTTCTTTACAAACGATGAAGCTGTTCTTGCCTATGGAACTCGTGCATTACAGATTATTGGCTCGGGGTATGTTTTCTACGGAATAGGGATGGTAATGGTGCAGGCCTTAAATGGTGCTGGCGATACTAAGACTCCCACTTTGATTAATTTCTTCTGCTTTTGGCTGTTACAAATTCCGTTAGCGTATTTTTTAGCAAAAGGTTTAGATCTTAAAGCCTCTGGAGTGATGATCGCGGTCCCTGTTTCAGAAGTTTTTATTGCCATCATTGCATGGTATTATTTTAAAAAAGGTAAATGGAAAGAAGTTAAAGTTTAA
- a CDS encoding ABC transporter permease encodes MNFHAVKSIYWFELARFFRTLFQSIASPVLSTSLYFIVFGSAIGSRMTEIDGISYGAFIVPGLIMLSVLTESISNASFGIYMPKYAGTIYEVLSAPISAFEIVMGYVGAAATKSILLGVIILVTARLFVDFTVVHPIWMLTFLVLTSVSFSLFGFIIGLWADGFEKLQVVPLMIITPLTFLGGSFYSIKMLPEFWQKVTLFNPVVYLINGFRWSFYGVSDFNVNTSILMISIFLGLCLVAVWGIFRTGYKIKN; translated from the coding sequence ATGAATTTCCACGCCGTAAAATCCATTTATTGGTTTGAGTTAGCGAGATTTTTTAGAACGCTTTTCCAGAGCATTGCTTCTCCGGTTTTATCGACCTCACTTTACTTTATTGTATTTGGTTCAGCAATTGGCTCTCGGATGACAGAAATTGATGGTATCAGTTATGGAGCATTCATTGTTCCTGGATTGATTATGCTTTCGGTTTTAACCGAAAGTATTTCCAATGCCTCCTTTGGAATTTATATGCCAAAATATGCAGGAACCATTTATGAAGTGTTATCGGCACCAATTTCTGCTTTTGAAATTGTCATGGGTTACGTGGGCGCGGCGGCGACGAAGTCTATTCTTCTAGGGGTGATAATTCTAGTGACGGCGAGGCTATTTGTGGATTTCACCGTAGTTCATCCTATTTGGATGTTGACGTTTTTGGTTTTAACATCTGTATCCTTTAGTTTGTTTGGATTCATTATTGGTCTGTGGGCGGACGGCTTCGAAAAACTTCAAGTTGTTCCCTTGATGATAATTACACCACTCACTTTCTTAGGCGGAAGTTTTTATTCGATAAAAATGCTTCCTGAATTTTGGCAAAAAGTAACACTATTTAATCCGGTTGTTTATTTGATCAATGGATTCAGATGGAGCTTTTACGGAGTTTCAGATTTTAATGTGAACACAAGTATCCTTATGATCAGTATTTTCTTGGGATTGTGCCTGGTGGCTGTATGGGGTATTTTTAGAACTGGTTACAAGATTAAGAATTAA
- a CDS encoding DUF3817 domain-containing protein, whose amino-acid sequence MVPLNNLDLKYFRILALAEGSSLLVLMFIAMPLKRIFGYPEAVKIVGSIHGILFLMYMYTLLTIVINHKWPAKKTLLAVIMSSIPFGSFWFDRKYLVNS is encoded by the coding sequence ATGGTTCCTTTAAATAATTTAGATCTTAAATATTTTCGAATTCTGGCTCTAGCTGAAGGATCATCACTTCTTGTTTTAATGTTTATCGCAATGCCTTTAAAAAGAATTTTTGGATATCCGGAAGCGGTGAAAATAGTAGGAAGCATTCATGGAATTTTATTTTTAATGTACATGTATACGCTTTTAACCATCGTGATCAATCACAAGTGGCCCGCTAAGAAAACTCTTTTGGCCGTGATTATGTCTTCGATTCCATTTGGATCATTCTGGTTTGATCGAAAGTATTTAGTTAATTCTTAA